Proteins from a genomic interval of Croceicoccus naphthovorans:
- a CDS encoding OmpA family protein codes for MNLMSKSPKALIMAAMLVAPVTASYAQYEDNGDVAATVYGERIPNRANMTEGPDVDGIISARMGDKMQVTMADGTQTVITIDDQTEIMSKGGFLGLASKDRAASSLFNGLPVSVKTLQYANGLMADEIKFKTDDLKTASMIHNGTNQRFTKNEAATEALRGRMGDIDQYNIKGTTEVYFDTGKWNLSAADQQKLCSTASQASAMDNALLLVVGYTDSVGDQDYNQELSEKRAGRVVNYLQQACGWKPYRMLTPTGMAEADPAADNSTEEGKAQNRRVAVNVLVSKSVDGL; via the coding sequence ATGAACCTCATGTCGAAAAGTCCGAAAGCGCTGATCATGGCCGCGATGCTGGTGGCCCCCGTAACCGCCAGCTATGCGCAGTATGAGGATAACGGCGATGTGGCCGCCACCGTTTATGGCGAGCGTATTCCCAACCGTGCCAACATGACCGAAGGCCCCGACGTAGACGGCATCATTTCGGCCCGCATGGGTGACAAGATGCAGGTCACGATGGCCGACGGCACGCAGACCGTGATCACCATCGACGACCAGACCGAGATCATGAGCAAAGGCGGCTTCCTTGGCCTTGCCAGCAAGGACCGTGCGGCCAGCTCGCTGTTCAACGGGCTGCCGGTTTCGGTGAAGACGCTGCAATATGCGAACGGCTTGATGGCGGATGAGATCAAGTTCAAGACTGACGATCTGAAGACCGCATCGATGATCCACAACGGAACCAACCAGCGCTTCACCAAGAACGAAGCCGCGACCGAGGCCCTGCGTGGCCGCATGGGCGATATCGATCAGTATAACATCAAGGGCACGACCGAAGTCTACTTCGACACCGGCAAGTGGAACCTGTCGGCTGCGGATCAGCAGAAGCTGTGCTCCACTGCTTCGCAGGCAAGTGCGATGGACAACGCCCTATTGCTCGTCGTCGGCTACACCGACTCGGTTGGCGATCAGGACTACAATCAGGAACTGAGCGAGAAGCGTGCGGGCCGCGTGGTGAACTATCTGCAGCAGGCCTGCGGGTGGAAGCCCTATCGCATGCTGACCCCGACCGGCATGGCCGAAGCCGATCCGGCTGCGGACAACTCGACCGAAGAGGGTAAGGCGCAGAACCGCCGCGTTGCGGTCAACGTCCTTGTCAGCAAGAGCGTCGACGGACTGTAA
- a CDS encoding DUF488 family protein has product MASAKTESATADSRTIWTIGYERATVPAVIDALADAGIEVLVDVRALPLSRRPGFSKTALAGAAMEAGIGYRHLKPLGTPKEGREAARSGDYARLAKIYGGQLELPEALAAAAELRDLAAERRVALLCFCGDAGQCHRSLLLGAMLGDFKAVHLHPAMA; this is encoded by the coding sequence ATGGCCAGTGCAAAAACGGAAAGCGCGACTGCGGATAGCCGCACGATCTGGACCATCGGTTACGAACGGGCGACAGTGCCTGCGGTAATCGACGCATTGGCGGACGCGGGCATCGAAGTCCTGGTCGATGTCCGCGCCTTGCCGCTTTCCCGCCGTCCCGGATTTTCGAAGACCGCCCTTGCCGGTGCCGCGATGGAAGCGGGCATAGGCTATCGCCATTTAAAGCCGCTGGGCACGCCGAAAGAGGGGCGAGAGGCGGCGCGCAGCGGCGATTATGCGCGTTTGGCGAAAATTTATGGCGGACAACTTGAACTGCCAGAGGCCCTGGCCGCCGCCGCCGAATTGCGCGATCTGGCGGCGGAACGGCGCGTGGCGCTGCTCTGTTTCTGCGGCGATGCGGGCCAGTGCCATCGTTCGCTTTTGCTCGGCGCGATGTTGGGCGATTTCAAGGCGGTGCATCTACATCCGGCGATGGCCTGA